One genomic region from Pongo abelii isolate AG06213 chromosome 4, NHGRI_mPonAbe1-v2.0_pri, whole genome shotgun sequence encodes:
- the CDO1 gene encoding cysteine dioxygenase type 1 (The RefSeq protein has 1 substitution compared to this genomic sequence), whose amino-acid sequence MEQTEVLKPRTLADLIRILHQLFAGDEVNVEEVQAIMEAYESDPTEWAMYAKFDQYRYTRNLVDQGNGKFNLMILCWGEGHGSSIHDHTNSHCFLKMLQGNLKETLFAWPDKKSNEMVKKSERVLRENQCAYINDSIGLHRVENISHTEPAVSLHLYSPPFDTCHAFDQRTGHKNKVTMTFHSKFGIRTPNATSGSLENN is encoded by the exons ATGGAGCAGACCGAAGTGCTGAAGCCACGGACCCTGGCCGATCTGATCCGCATCCTGCACCAGCTCTTCGCCGGCGATGAGGTCAATGTAGAGGAGGTGCAGGCCATCATGGAAGCCTACGAGAGCGACCCCACCGAGTGGGCAATGTACGCCAAGTTCGACCAGTACAG gtaTACCCGAAATCTTGTGGatcaaggaaatggaaaatttaatttgATGATTCTCTGTTGGGGTGAAGGACATGGCAG CAGTATTCATGATCATACCAACTCCCACTGCTTTCTGAAGATGCTACAGGGAAATCTAAAGGAGACATTATTTGCCTGGCCTGACAAAAAATCCAATGAGATGGTCAAGAAGTCTGAAAGAGTCTTGAGGGAAAACCAGTGTGCCTACATCAATG ATTCCATTGGCTTACATCGAGTAGAGAACATCAGCCATACGGAACCTGCCGTGAGCCTTCACTTGTACAGTCCACCTTTTGATACATGCCATGCCTTTGATCAAAGAACAGGACATAAAAACAAAGTCACAATGACATTCCATAGTAAATTTGGAATCAGAACTCCAAAT GCAATTTCGGGCTCGCTGGAGAACAACTAA